In Pirellulales bacterium, a genomic segment contains:
- a CDS encoding type II secretion system protein GspK, protein MPMYGNKKRRGGILIIVLVVVVMLSLGALTFSQLSFTELRATQISQRQGQARALTDSGVELLKRLLVQESTALLEAGGLYDNPDLFQNRIVLPGETAANQGAFSIVSQSIENGEVAGLRYGLEDESTKLNINILAFADQQQPGAGQSLLMTLPGMTEDLADKILDYLDEDDSPRELGAESDVYSALDPPYSCKNAPLETIDELLLVQGVTPELLYGADTNRNGLIDESEAANPRISDTAEAPAEADRGWAAYLTLYSLEGNLQPDKTPKIDLNSDDLQTLYDDISTAFNTTYATYVIAYRQNGPYTGSRAGSQQSNAPLDMKKPSKVKFTSILDLIGSKVQISNEMQAASGRGGNSDSGVVLESPFPNEPGLLSAALPDFLDKVTTNSAATIPGRVNINQASEMILKGIPGMSQEIVERILSRRTVDPASMNPAQRHETWLLSEGLVTLDEMKTMMPFVCAQGSAHRAQIIGFFGDEGPAARVEAIIDTSSGLPQLVFWKDMSHLGRGFSLTDLGAAAP, encoded by the coding sequence ATGCCCATGTATGGCAATAAAAAGCGTCGGGGGGGCATCCTCATCATCGTGCTGGTGGTGGTGGTCATGCTCTCGCTGGGAGCGCTGACATTTTCCCAACTTTCATTTACCGAACTGCGGGCGACGCAAATCAGCCAGCGGCAGGGACAGGCCCGCGCGCTGACCGATTCGGGCGTGGAACTGTTAAAAAGGCTGCTGGTACAAGAATCGACCGCTTTGTTAGAAGCGGGGGGCCTTTATGACAATCCCGATCTATTTCAAAACCGCATCGTTTTGCCGGGAGAAACCGCCGCTAACCAAGGGGCGTTTTCGATCGTTTCCCAATCCATCGAAAATGGCGAAGTCGCTGGCCTGCGTTATGGGCTAGAGGATGAATCGACCAAGCTTAACATCAATATCCTGGCTTTTGCCGACCAGCAGCAGCCCGGCGCGGGACAAAGCCTGCTGATGACCCTGCCTGGCATGACCGAGGATCTGGCCGATAAAATTTTGGATTATCTCGACGAGGACGACAGTCCCCGCGAACTGGGGGCCGAGTCCGACGTCTACAGCGCGCTGGATCCCCCTTATTCCTGCAAGAACGCCCCGCTCGAGACGATCGATGAACTGTTGCTGGTGCAGGGGGTTACTCCCGAATTGCTCTACGGGGCGGACACCAACCGCAACGGCCTGATCGACGAAAGCGAAGCCGCCAATCCCCGTATCTCCGACACGGCCGAGGCCCCCGCCGAGGCGGACCGCGGCTGGGCGGCCTACTTGACGCTTTACAGCCTGGAAGGCAACCTTCAACCGGATAAGACGCCCAAGATCGATCTGAATAGCGACGATCTGCAGACGCTTTATGACGACATCTCCACCGCGTTTAACACGACGTATGCCACGTATGTGATTGCCTATCGCCAGAATGGACCTTACACGGGTAGCCGGGCTGGTTCGCAACAATCCAACGCCCCGCTGGACATGAAAAAACCCTCTAAAGTCAAATTTACCAGTATATTGGATTTGATCGGGTCCAAGGTGCAAATTAGCAATGAGATGCAGGCGGCCAGCGGTCGGGGCGGGAACTCTGACAGCGGCGTAGTCTTGGAATCCCCTTTTCCCAACGAGCCAGGTCTCTTGAGCGCGGCGTTGCCGGACTTTTTGGACAAGGTCACCACCAATTCCGCCGCCACCATCCCCGGGAGGGTCAATATCAACCAGGCGTCGGAAATGATCCTCAAGGGGATTCCCGGCATGAGCCAGGAAATCGTTGAGCGGATTCTTTCCCGCCGGACGGTTGACCCGGCCAGCATGAATCCCGCCCAGCGGCACGAAACCTGGCTATTGTCCGAGGGTTTAGTCACTTTGGACGAAATGAAAACCATGATGCCGTTTGTCTGTGCCCAGGGAAGCGCTCATCGTGCCCAAATTATCGGTTTTTTTGGGGATGAAGGCCCGGCGGCCCGGGTGGAAGCGATCATCGACACTAGCTCCGGGCTGCCCCAGCTAGTATTCTGGAAAGATATGAGCCATTTGGGCCGGGGATTTAGCTTGACGGACCTGGGAGCGGCGGCGCCGTGA
- a CDS encoding DUF1080 domain-containing protein translates to MLAQLHPRTLMKSQLFDFVIYRDILACYCLATTIAGYSISHAADIPLSNQVTTTLPNSTPPNTTTPAPRAFIDATGPDWKTLGEADFTNVNCTPDTWMWKDGEVHCTGQPVGVIRSQKEYTNFELVAEWRHRQSGGNSGIFVWTAPEALKDLKPGSLPPGGIEVQVLDHGYTEQFEKATGKKADWFTTNGDVFPVGSARMKPFAPVSPGGERSFPRKNLSKGVDQWNHYYIRAINGEVRLWVNGEEVSGGTECDPKTGYLCLESEGASVEFRGLRIRELP, encoded by the coding sequence ATGCTCGCTCAACTCCATCCCCGCACCCTCATGAAATCCCAACTGTTCGACTTTGTTATCTATCGCGACATTCTTGCCTGTTATTGTCTGGCTACGACCATAGCGGGATATTCTATTTCACACGCAGCGGATATTCCCCTATCCAATCAAGTCACCACAACATTACCAAACTCCACACCACCAAATACCACAACACCCGCCCCCCGCGCGTTCATCGACGCCACCGGGCCGGACTGGAAGACCCTGGGCGAGGCCGACTTCACAAACGTAAATTGCACGCCCGACACCTGGATGTGGAAGGATGGAGAGGTGCATTGCACGGGTCAGCCGGTGGGCGTAATCCGTTCCCAAAAGGAATACACCAACTTTGAACTGGTGGCCGAGTGGCGGCATCGGCAGTCCGGCGGTAATAGCGGCATCTTTGTGTGGACGGCTCCCGAGGCACTCAAAGATCTCAAGCCCGGCAGCCTTCCCCCCGGCGGGATCGAGGTGCAGGTGCTGGACCACGGCTATACCGAGCAGTTTGAAAAAGCGACCGGCAAAAAGGCCGACTGGTTCACGACCAATGGCGACGTATTTCCCGTGGGGAGCGCGCGGATGAAGCCATTTGCCCCGGTCTCTCCCGGCGGCGAACGCAGCTTTCCGCGCAAGAACCTAAGCAAAGGGGTCGATCAATGGAACCATTATTATATCCGCGCGATCAACGGCGAGGTTCGCCTGTGGGTGAATGGCGAAGAAGTCTCCGGTGGGACCGAGTGCGACCCCAAAACGGGCTACCTTTGCCTGGAATCCGAAGGAGCGTCGGTGGAGTTTCGCGGTTTGAGGATTCGGGAATTGCCGTGA
- a CDS encoding type II secretion system protein GspG, with product MSRDRQVRFRQYSLYRGGSRTHARRAAFTLIEVLLVLAILVILAGMAIGVYTGVQAGADIDNAKIEVKAIADAMLLYKTRHKQWPESLDVLVNVPSGMDVATWRGPYLNSVKPDPWGSDYIIGQPDQYDSKIEVLSAGPDRSQGTEDDISSFN from the coding sequence ATGTCGCGTGATCGTCAAGTTCGTTTTCGTCAGTACAGCTTGTATCGCGGGGGTTCCCGCACACACGCGCGGCGGGCCGCGTTTACGCTGATCGAAGTTTTGCTGGTCCTGGCGATTTTGGTCATTCTGGCCGGGATGGCGATCGGCGTGTACACCGGCGTGCAGGCCGGGGCCGACATCGACAACGCCAAGATCGAAGTCAAAGCCATCGCCGACGCCATGCTGCTGTATAAAACCCGCCACAAGCAATGGCCCGAAAGCCTGGATGTGTTGGTCAATGTACCCAGCGGGATGGATGTCGCCACCTGGCGCGGACCGTACCTCAACAGTGTCAAACCCGATCCCTGGGGCAGCGACTACATCATCGGCCAGCCCGACCAGTATGACAGCAAAATCGAAGTGCTCAGCGCCGGTCCCGACCGCAGCCAAGGGACCGAGGACGACATTTCAAGTTTTAATTAA
- a CDS encoding SBBP repeat-containing protein, producing MQKLTIIFFVKFHLFCGLLLYSLGLPKTASSGEAPYNVSWIKQIGTNADDYSYGVSFDRLGFTYITGRTHGDLAEVNSGDSDIFLSKYDEMGNLQWSRQFGTTQLDEGHSISTDGIGNIFISGITGGTLHGANFGFRDAFLTKYDAAGNLTWTRQIGTEKYDDSTSVSADGLGNVYVSGTTLGSLAGPIGGITDAFICKYDISGNLAWARQVGTTSNEHSWGVSADGVGNVYLTGFTDGAFGGPFSGARDAFITKFSSDGNLIWKRQIGTADYDDSYSVKADGMGSVFVSGRTRGSLDGGNSGDFDAFLSKFDQDGNLLWSRQLGSSQYDSSNGVTVDVLGNVYISGITEGLVGDHNFGAADVFILKYDPIGNLIWKHQLGTREADDSWGVSADLSGNVYISGYTAGSLDGLNLGRSDAYIAKLSPQIPEPSTFLLLGSIALPILVYLIISKIIVATRRI from the coding sequence ATGCAAAAATTAACCATCATTTTTTTCGTCAAATTCCATCTCTTCTGTGGATTGCTGCTTTATTCTTTGGGATTACCAAAAACTGCTTCTAGCGGTGAAGCACCTTACAATGTCTCTTGGATTAAACAAATTGGAACTAATGCGGATGATTACAGTTATGGAGTTAGTTTTGATAGATTGGGGTTTACCTATATAACTGGTAGAACTCATGGCGATCTTGCTGAAGTCAATTCGGGTGATAGCGATATTTTTTTAAGCAAGTATGACGAAATGGGTAACTTGCAATGGTCGCGACAGTTTGGAACAACACAGCTTGATGAAGGTCATAGTATTTCTACTGACGGAATTGGAAATATCTTTATTTCAGGTATTACAGGTGGAACACTTCATGGTGCAAACTTTGGTTTTAGAGACGCTTTTTTGACCAAGTATGACGCGGCAGGAAATCTTACTTGGACGAGGCAGATAGGCACGGAAAAATATGATGACAGCACGAGCGTTAGTGCTGATGGCTTAGGTAATGTTTATGTATCGGGAACAACTCTAGGTTCATTAGCAGGTCCTATTGGTGGTATCACTGATGCCTTTATCTGCAAGTATGACATTTCAGGAAATTTAGCTTGGGCTCGACAAGTTGGCACAACATCTAATGAACATAGCTGGGGCGTTTCTGCCGATGGTGTTGGCAATGTATATCTTACAGGTTTTACTGATGGAGCTTTTGGTGGACCATTTTCAGGTGCAAGAGATGCGTTCATCACTAAGTTTAGCTCAGATGGTAATCTTATTTGGAAGCGTCAAATTGGAACCGCTGATTATGATGACAGCTATAGTGTAAAGGCTGACGGCATGGGTAGTGTTTTTGTTTCCGGGAGGACGAGAGGTTCACTAGATGGCGGAAATTCTGGAGATTTTGATGCATTCTTGAGTAAATTTGATCAAGATGGAAACTTACTATGGTCAAGGCAATTGGGTTCTAGCCAATACGATTCTAGTAATGGAGTCACAGTTGATGTTCTTGGCAATGTGTATATTTCTGGTATAACCGAAGGATTAGTTGGCGATCATAATTTCGGTGCGGCAGATGTATTCATATTGAAGTACGATCCAATCGGCAACCTTATTTGGAAACATCAGCTAGGCACAAGAGAAGCAGATGATAGCTGGGGTGTATCGGCAGATTTATCAGGTAATGTATATATTTCTGGCTATACAGCTGGTTCACTTGATGGATTAAATTTGGGGCGTAGTGATGCGTATATTGCAAAACTGTCTCCACAAATCCCTGAACCAAGCACATTTCTACTTTTAGGATCGATAGCATTGCCAATATTAGTGTACTTAATTATAAGTAAAATTATTGTAGCGACTAGAAGAATCTAG
- a CDS encoding prepilin-type N-terminal cleavage/methylation domain-containing protein — MNPFSPPAPSLTLDLTTKRSTLLSSTKPRSIARTAGFSLLEVLLAIAILGMSLVVISGLVIGGLRNIESSQYEVQAALIAESKLSEIASGIMLPESVANATYENDSNWVYTVNVEQTDVAGLLTVQVIVARNVPDNQPNYRAVLSQWMCDPAVVEQEKADRQAELDAIAQQKESAASSSGSSSSSGGSNTGSNSGGGS; from the coding sequence ATGAATCCATTCTCCCCGCCAGCACCCTCCCTGACGCTTGACTTGACAACGAAACGGTCAACTTTGCTATCCAGCACAAAACCGCGATCCATCGCGCGCACGGCGGGTTTTTCGCTGTTGGAGGTCCTCTTGGCGATTGCCATCCTGGGCATGTCGCTGGTGGTGATTAGCGGTTTGGTCATCGGCGGGCTGCGTAATATCGAATCCTCTCAATACGAGGTGCAGGCAGCACTTATCGCTGAAAGCAAATTAAGCGAAATCGCCAGCGGTATCATGCTGCCGGAAAGCGTCGCGAATGCCACTTACGAAAACGACTCGAACTGGGTATACACCGTCAACGTCGAACAGACCGATGTGGCTGGCCTGCTAACTGTGCAGGTGATCGTGGCCCGCAATGTGCCGGACAACCAGCCTAATTATCGCGCGGTGCTGTCGCAGTGGATGTGCGACCCCGCGGTGGTCGAGCAGGAAAAAGCCGATCGCCAGGCGGAGTTGGACGCCATCGCCCAGCAAAAAGAAAGCGCTGCTAGCTCGAGCGGGTCTTCTAGTTCCAGCGGCGGTTCCAACACCGGCTCTAACTCTGGCGGAGGATCCTAA
- a CDS encoding type II secretion system F family protein produces the protein MPDFAYIARDKSGQRVTGTISAANQREVLATLSTRALFPLHVDTKAQQVAQQVAGRRVKPQLMATFYNQLASLLKSGVPLLRSLEVLKKQSTNPALTEVLTQVHATVEDGTSLGDAMARYPRTFSDMAINMVRAGSEGGFLEDALKRVSQFTEQQADLKSRTIGALVYPLVLISIGLLVVAGLLIFIVPGFEEHFNRLRAKGALPLVTEVLLYMSGFLASYWWLIALVIIGVVWSIKHYFSTPAGKYLRDKWSIRIPGAGGILLNLSVAQFCRVLGTLLHNGVPIIRSLQISAEAAGNQVLTAAINAASENITAGQSLAKPLTASGHFPPTITEMIAVAEESNTLDTVLVEIADGVEKQTWRQLDLFIKLLEPLLLVVLAGLVLFVVVALLLPMFKISAGG, from the coding sequence ATGCCCGATTTTGCCTATATTGCCCGAGATAAGTCAGGTCAGCGCGTGACCGGCACGATCAGCGCCGCCAACCAGCGGGAAGTGCTGGCGACGCTCTCGACGCGCGCGCTGTTTCCGCTGCATGTCGATACCAAAGCACAACAGGTCGCGCAACAGGTCGCGGGGCGACGGGTCAAGCCGCAGTTGATGGCCACGTTTTACAATCAACTGGCCAGTTTGTTAAAAAGCGGCGTGCCTCTATTGCGATCGCTGGAGGTCCTTAAAAAGCAATCGACAAATCCCGCCCTAACAGAGGTCCTCACCCAGGTGCACGCCACCGTGGAAGATGGGACCAGCCTGGGGGACGCGATGGCCCGCTATCCACGGACATTTAGCGACATGGCGATCAACATGGTCCGGGCGGGGAGCGAAGGGGGTTTTTTAGAGGACGCCCTCAAACGTGTCTCCCAATTCACCGAACAACAGGCCGACCTAAAAAGCCGCACAATCGGCGCTTTGGTTTATCCGCTGGTACTGATTAGCATCGGCCTGTTGGTGGTCGCGGGGCTGTTGATTTTTATCGTTCCCGGTTTTGAAGAGCATTTTAACCGCCTCCGCGCGAAGGGGGCCTTGCCCCTGGTGACTGAAGTTTTACTCTACATGAGCGGCTTTTTGGCTAGTTACTGGTGGCTGATCGCGCTGGTGATCATTGGCGTGGTCTGGAGTATTAAGCACTATTTTAGCACGCCCGCTGGAAAATATTTACGCGATAAATGGTCAATTCGCATCCCCGGGGCGGGAGGGATATTACTGAACCTCAGTGTGGCTCAATTTTGCCGCGTGCTGGGGACGCTATTGCACAATGGCGTACCGATTATCCGCTCATTGCAGATCAGCGCCGAAGCGGCCGGCAATCAGGTGCTGACCGCCGCCATCAACGCCGCCAGCGAAAACATCACCGCCGGGCAATCCCTGGCCAAACCCCTCACCGCCAGCGGACACTTTCCCCCCACGATTACCGAGATGATCGCCGTAGCGGAAGAGTCCAACACGCTGGATACGGTGCTGGTGGAGATCGCCGACGGAGTGGAAAAGCAGACCTGGCGGCAACTCGACTTGTTTATCAAGCTCTTGGAACCGCTGCTGTTGGTCGTGCTGGCGGGGTTGGTCCTGTTTGTGGTGGTGGCGTTGCTCTTGCCGATGTTCAAGATTTCGGCGGGAGGATGA
- the tsaE gene encoding tRNA (adenosine(37)-N6)-threonylcarbamoyltransferase complex ATPase subunit type 1 TsaE: protein MLLPDEAATFDFGKQLAARLFPGAVIALDGPLGAGKTRLVQGIAAGVGIDPATVTSPTFTLVQEYPLPPDQQAARGIGKIFHLDAYRVNSPEEFWELGIEEMFASSNWTIIEWASRVRMCLPREYLGVEILHCGKNERKVISTNGWIIF from the coding sequence ATGCTTCTCCCCGACGAAGCCGCCACATTCGACTTCGGCAAGCAACTCGCCGCGCGGCTCTTTCCCGGCGCGGTCATCGCCCTGGATGGCCCCCTGGGCGCGGGCAAAACCCGCCTCGTCCAGGGAATCGCCGCGGGCGTGGGCATTGACCCCGCCACAGTCACCAGCCCCACATTCACCCTGGTGCAGGAGTACCCGCTCCCCCCCGACCAACAGGCCGCCCGCGGCATTGGCAAAATCTTTCACCTGGACGCCTACCGCGTGAACAGCCCCGAGGAATTTTGGGAGCTAGGCATCGAGGAGATGTTCGCATCGTCCAACTGGACGATCATCGAATGGGCCAGCCGCGTCCGCATGTGCCTGCCGCGAGAGTATCTGGGCGTGGAGATTCTTCATTGTGGAAAAAATGAGCGTAAAGTTATCAGCACGAATGGATGGATAATTTTCTAG
- a CDS encoding trypsin-like peptidase domain-containing protein: protein MRMLSRYLMCQGPRLALGLCGMLLLLKGPSSPAGEISEARHTPLVRAVQTAAECVVNIHGQKTITAAEDPTLRNEGPRRVNGMGTGVFIDERGYILTNHHVVDGVKRIEVTLADKTTHIAKFIASNAEEDLAVIKLDLPYQARVMPLGTSSDLLVAEPVIAMGNAYGYEHTVTRGIISALHRDVQISDTQSYSDLIQTDASINPGNSGGPLLNAEGQLIGINVAVRAGAAGIGFAIPVDKALDVAAELLNVERMENRWHGIEAKGNSSAPGGVVIQSVQKGSPAAELGLQPGDQLISVENQPIQRALDLERALIGRKSLSDVKLVTRRQDETLEKRLTLVPKPKTAEDTDQHWQVLGMKLVQAPAQLFKSGQTRYRGGLAVNAVRPDSPAAKQGIRKGDILVGMHVWETISPENVDYVINRPDFAEFAPLKFLIMRNGEVLFGHLPVTIKR from the coding sequence ATGCGCATGCTTTCCCGCTATCTTATGTGTCAAGGTCCCCGGTTGGCGTTGGGTCTGTGTGGCATGCTGCTGTTGCTCAAGGGGCCTTCGTCCCCAGCGGGGGAAATCTCCGAGGCGCGGCACACGCCCCTCGTGCGGGCGGTGCAGACCGCCGCCGAGTGCGTGGTGAATATCCACGGCCAAAAAACCATCACCGCCGCCGAGGATCCCACCCTGCGCAATGAAGGACCCCGCCGCGTCAATGGCATGGGAACGGGAGTCTTTATCGATGAGCGGGGCTACATTTTGACCAACCACCATGTCGTGGACGGCGTCAAACGGATTGAAGTGACCCTCGCGGATAAAACCACGCATATCGCCAAATTTATCGCCAGTAACGCCGAAGAAGACCTGGCCGTCATTAAACTCGACCTACCCTACCAGGCGCGGGTTATGCCGCTGGGGACTTCCAGCGATTTGCTGGTCGCCGAACCGGTCATCGCCATGGGGAACGCCTACGGCTATGAACACACCGTCACCCGCGGAATTATCTCGGCCCTGCATCGCGACGTGCAAATCAGCGACACCCAAAGCTACTCCGACCTGATTCAAACCGACGCCAGCATCAATCCCGGCAACTCCGGCGGACCGCTGCTGAACGCCGAGGGGCAGCTCATAGGCATTAACGTGGCAGTGCGAGCCGGAGCGGCGGGCATCGGCTTTGCCATTCCCGTGGATAAGGCCCTGGACGTGGCCGCGGAACTGCTTAACGTCGAACGAATGGAAAATCGCTGGCATGGCATAGAGGCCAAGGGAAATTCGAGCGCGCCGGGAGGAGTTGTAATCCAATCCGTCCAAAAAGGAAGCCCCGCCGCCGAGTTAGGATTGCAGCCGGGTGATCAATTAATTAGCGTGGAAAATCAACCCATCCAGAGGGCGCTCGACCTGGAACGGGCCTTGATCGGACGAAAATCCCTCAGCGATGTCAAACTAGTCACCCGCCGCCAAGACGAAACCCTCGAAAAACGACTCACTCTTGTCCCAAAACCCAAAACCGCCGAAGACACCGATCAACACTGGCAAGTACTGGGCATGAAGCTAGTCCAGGCTCCCGCCCAGTTGTTCAAATCAGGCCAAACCCGCTATCGCGGCGGTCTGGCGGTCAATGCCGTGCGTCCCGATAGCCCTGCGGCCAAGCAAGGGATTCGCAAAGGGGACATTTTGGTGGGGATGCATGTCTGGGAAACGATCAGCCCGGAAAATGTCGATTATGTCATTAATCGTCCCGACTTTGCCGAGTTTGCCCCGCTCAAATTTTTAATTATGCGGAATGGCGAAGTGCTGTTTGGCCATCTGCCGGTAACTATTAAACGCTAG
- a CDS encoding trypsin-like peptidase domain-containing protein, translating to MSFPAAETEFPTQRQPSPGGPPPSATSPHALAANQEHRPILGWLLLALVGLVVLLLIPYLIEQIRYRGQLGENEALTELMRQPEFAKLGKHYTLVSKRLKPSVVHIDTKRMDIRGNDELTALFGPRMEQAQGQGSGVIVDPAGYIVTNYHVVAGAGSVTVHLSDSLRSYSARVVGTDDKNDLAVLKIDASDLIAAPWGDSDALEVGEIVFAMGNPFGLDGTLTQGIVSAKDRRGVNERSRYQEFLQTDAAVNPGNSGGPLVNIQGEIVGINTAIVGPTYQGISFAIPSNVAKQVYEQIRATGKVSNGYLGVGLAPLNLEIARQLKQPLIVKDESDLRGALITAVAPESPAAAAGLLQYDIIRKWNQREITEPGMLSYWVARTPVGTKVPVEILRDGQPLTLDVTVGERPAALQ from the coding sequence ATGTCATTTCCCGCGGCCGAGACTGAATTCCCTACCCAACGGCAACCTTCCCCGGGGGGCCCTCCCCCGTCGGCGACCTCCCCCCACGCCCTGGCCGCAAATCAAGAGCATCGTCCTATCCTGGGCTGGTTGCTTTTAGCGCTCGTGGGCCTGGTGGTGTTGCTGCTAATCCCATATTTAATCGAGCAAATTCGCTATCGGGGTCAATTGGGCGAGAACGAGGCCCTGACAGAATTGATGCGGCAACCTGAATTTGCCAAGTTGGGCAAGCATTACACGCTGGTTTCCAAACGCCTCAAGCCGAGCGTGGTCCATATTGATACCAAGCGAATGGATATTCGCGGCAATGACGAGCTAACCGCATTGTTTGGTCCGCGAATGGAGCAAGCGCAGGGCCAGGGGAGTGGCGTCATTGTGGACCCGGCGGGCTATATTGTGACAAATTACCACGTGGTGGCCGGAGCGGGAAGCGTGACGGTCCACCTGAGCGATTCGCTGCGGAGCTACTCCGCGCGGGTCGTGGGCACCGATGACAAGAACGACCTGGCGGTGCTCAAGATCGACGCCAGCGACCTGATCGCCGCCCCCTGGGGGGATAGCGACGCGCTGGAGGTGGGGGAAATCGTCTTTGCCATGGGAAATCCCTTTGGCCTGGATGGCACATTGACCCAGGGAATAGTCAGCGCCAAGGACCGTCGCGGAGTGAATGAACGCTCGCGCTATCAAGAGTTTTTGCAGACCGATGCCGCGGTCAATCCCGGTAATAGCGGCGGTCCGCTGGTCAACATTCAGGGGGAAATCGTCGGTATTAACACGGCGATCGTAGGGCCGACGTACCAGGGGATCAGCTTTGCGATTCCCAGTAACGTGGCCAAGCAGGTTTATGAGCAAATTCGCGCCACGGGAAAGGTGTCAAACGGCTACCTGGGCGTGGGGCTAGCTCCACTTAATCTAGAAATTGCCCGGCAGTTGAAACAGCCGCTGATAGTCAAGGACGAATCCGACCTGCGGGGAGCGCTGATCACGGCGGTCGCGCCTGAGTCCCCCGCGGCGGCGGCGGGGCTATTGCAATATGACATCATCCGCAAATGGAATCAGCGCGAGATCACCGAACCGGGAATGCTAAGCTACTGGGTCGCACGCACGCCGGTGGGGACCAAGGTGCCGGTGGAAATCCTGCGAGATGGCCAGCCACTGACCCTGGATGTGACCGTGGGAGAACGCCCGGCGGCGCTGCAGTAG
- the thiL gene encoding thiamine-phosphate kinase, which translates to MEFDFIQWLRSRLPPHPRLRLGPGDDAALLRLVHQRECAVTVDLLSDGVDFDLASCDPRRIGHKSLAVNLSDLAAMAARPVAAVVALLLPQANNPADLARELYEGMLPLAERHDLCIAGGDTNTWHGPLVISITAIGEVPSGGGLLRSGARPGDRIILTGDFGGSILGRHLDVEPRVAEALFLMENFSLHAGIDCSDGLSLDLWRICQASQCGAVVDLTKVPIAAAAYKLAQRSLTREAPEFSKEAPLSTRDADRALEHALSDGEDFELILAVPPDAAGELISSQPLLRFSLGGKNYAGPLLSDIGEFVAEPGLWSGLPNGPRTTLPPRGYEHR; encoded by the coding sequence ATGGAATTCGACTTTATCCAGTGGCTACGGAGCCGGCTGCCGCCTCACCCGCGCTTGCGGTTGGGGCCCGGTGACGACGCAGCCCTACTCCGGCTGGTGCACCAGCGGGAATGCGCCGTCACTGTCGACCTCCTCAGCGACGGAGTCGACTTTGACCTCGCGTCCTGCGACCCGCGCCGCATAGGCCACAAGTCTCTGGCGGTTAATCTGAGCGACCTGGCGGCCATGGCCGCGAGACCCGTGGCGGCGGTCGTGGCGCTCCTCTTACCGCAGGCCAACAACCCCGCAGATCTCGCCCGTGAACTGTACGAGGGAATGCTGCCCCTGGCGGAGCGTCATGACCTGTGCATCGCCGGCGGCGACACCAACACCTGGCACGGCCCCTTGGTCATCAGCATCACCGCGATTGGCGAAGTCCCCTCCGGAGGAGGACTCTTGCGTAGCGGCGCGCGTCCCGGCGACCGAATTATCCTAACGGGCGATTTTGGGGGCAGTATCCTGGGCCGGCATTTGGATGTGGAACCGCGCGTTGCCGAAGCGCTCTTTCTCATGGAAAATTTTTCCTTGCATGCCGGTATCGACTGTAGCGATGGACTAAGCCTGGATTTATGGCGCATCTGCCAGGCTAGCCAGTGTGGCGCGGTTGTGGATTTAACAAAGGTACCCATCGCCGCCGCCGCGTATAAACTGGCCCAACGGTCATTGACCCGTGAGGCCCCAGAGTTTAGCAAAGAAGCGCCGCTTTCCACGCGGGATGCGGACCGCGCGTTAGAGCACGCCCTCTCCGATGGTGAAGACTTTGAACTGATCTTGGCAGTGCCGCCGGACGCCGCGGGGGAGCTGATCTCGTCCCAGCCGCTGTTGCGTTTTTCGCTGGGGGGAAAGAATTATGCAGGCCCGCTGTTAAGCGATATCGGCGAATTCGTGGCGGAGCCGGGACTGTGGTCAGGTTTACCAAATGGCCCGCGCACGACGCTTCCTCCGCGGGGATACGAACACAGGTGA